In a genomic window of Chrysemys picta bellii isolate R12L10 chromosome 1, ASM1138683v2, whole genome shotgun sequence:
- the LOC101942380 gene encoding C->U-editing enzyme APOBEC-1-like isoform X2, translating to MTSGWSRGHLTDCTIQRWKIQPKEFKDVYDPSVLPKVTYLLYEIKWGNSTKIWRNWCRNTSTQHAEINFLENAFKERSFNPLTHCSITWFLSWSPCWKCSQSVVEFLKTYPKVNLEMYVARLFWHEDRSNRLGLRDLVMNGVTIRVMDLSAYNYCWRTFVNHQNVDDYWPWHLTPWIMFFSFELQLILQGSAASLQIWPASSNRVPSFSLIRPEYSHLMPLQRVGTEASHVKSSHYWPESTVNHQQPLVFGPGPIANHLQQPMFRPGPPVSHHQPLVFGPGTIANHLQQPMFRPGPAVGHHQPLVFGPGPIANHLQQPMFRPGPAVSHHQPLVFGPGLSTSHHLQPVFRPALPANQ from the exons ATGACTTCTGGCTGGAGCAGAG GTCACTTGACTGACTGCACTATCCAGAG GTGGAAGATACAACCAAAGGAGTTCAAGGACGTTTATGACCCGAGTGTACTTCCCAAGGTGACTTATCTGCTTTATGAAATTAAATGGGGCAACAGCACCAAGATATGGAGAAACTGGTGCCGAAACACCAGCACCCAGCATGCTGAAATCAACTTCCTGGAAAATGCCTTCAAGGAAAGATCTTTCAATCCTTTGACCCACTGCTCCATCACCTGGTTCCTCTCCTGGAGTCCTTGCTGGAAATGCTCTCAATCTGTGGTAGAGTTCCTGAAGACATACCCCAAAGTGAACCTAGAAATGTATGTAGCGCGGCTCTTTTGGCATGAAGACAGAAGCAACCGTCTAGGCCTGCGTGACCTGGTAATGAATGGAGTCACCATTAGAGTCATGGACCTCTCAG CTTACAACTATTGTTGGAGAACATTTGTCAACCATCAAAATGTAGACGACTACTGGCCTTGGCACCTCACCCCATGGATAATGTTCTTTTCTTTTGAACTCCAGCTTATCCTTCAG GGCTCTGCAGCCAGTTTACAGATCTGGCCAGCAAGTAGCAATCGGGTTCCGAGTTTCAGTCTTATTCGACCAGAATATAGTCACCTAATGCCTCTGCAAAGGGTCGGTACAGAAGCCAGTCATGTGAAGTCATCACATTACTGGCCTGAATCAACGGTCAATCACCAGCAACCGCTAGTGTTTGGGCCTGGACCAATAGCCAATCACCTACAACAGCCAATGTTTCGGCCTGGACCACCAGTCAGTCATCATCAGCCACTAGTGTTTGGACCTGGAACAATCGCCAATCACCTGCAACAGCCAATGTTTAGGCCTGGACCAGCAGTCGGTCATCATCAGCCACTAGTGTTTGGACCTGGACCAATAGCCAATCACCTGCAACAGCCAATGTTTAGGCCTGGACCAGCAGTCAGTCATCATCAGCCACTAGTGTTTGGGCCAGGACTATCGACCAGTCACCATCTGCAACCTGTGTTTAGGCCAGCACTACCAGCCAATCAGTGA
- the LOC101942380 gene encoding C->U-editing enzyme APOBEC-1-like isoform X1: protein MGLCLSLWPQDLAMWNRASESAIGGHYIFTVTCSYFRWKIQPKEFKDVYDPSVLPKVTYLLYEIKWGNSTKIWRNWCRNTSTQHAEINFLENAFKERSFNPLTHCSITWFLSWSPCWKCSQSVVEFLKTYPKVNLEMYVARLFWHEDRSNRLGLRDLVMNGVTIRVMDLSAYNYCWRTFVNHQNVDDYWPWHLTPWIMFFSFELQLILQGSAASLQIWPASSNRVPSFSLIRPEYSHLMPLQRVGTEASHVKSSHYWPESTVNHQQPLVFGPGPIANHLQQPMFRPGPPVSHHQPLVFGPGTIANHLQQPMFRPGPAVGHHQPLVFGPGPIANHLQQPMFRPGPAVSHHQPLVFGPGLSTSHHLQPVFRPALPANQ from the exons ATGggtctgtgtctctctctttggCCCCAGGATTTAGCTATGTGGAACAGGGCTAGTGAAAGTGCCATTGGTGGACATTACATTTTCACAGTGACTTGCTCATATTTCAGGTGGAAGATACAACCAAAGGAGTTCAAGGACGTTTATGACCCGAGTGTACTTCCCAAGGTGACTTATCTGCTTTATGAAATTAAATGGGGCAACAGCACCAAGATATGGAGAAACTGGTGCCGAAACACCAGCACCCAGCATGCTGAAATCAACTTCCTGGAAAATGCCTTCAAGGAAAGATCTTTCAATCCTTTGACCCACTGCTCCATCACCTGGTTCCTCTCCTGGAGTCCTTGCTGGAAATGCTCTCAATCTGTGGTAGAGTTCCTGAAGACATACCCCAAAGTGAACCTAGAAATGTATGTAGCGCGGCTCTTTTGGCATGAAGACAGAAGCAACCGTCTAGGCCTGCGTGACCTGGTAATGAATGGAGTCACCATTAGAGTCATGGACCTCTCAG CTTACAACTATTGTTGGAGAACATTTGTCAACCATCAAAATGTAGACGACTACTGGCCTTGGCACCTCACCCCATGGATAATGTTCTTTTCTTTTGAACTCCAGCTTATCCTTCAG GGCTCTGCAGCCAGTTTACAGATCTGGCCAGCAAGTAGCAATCGGGTTCCGAGTTTCAGTCTTATTCGACCAGAATATAGTCACCTAATGCCTCTGCAAAGGGTCGGTACAGAAGCCAGTCATGTGAAGTCATCACATTACTGGCCTGAATCAACGGTCAATCACCAGCAACCGCTAGTGTTTGGGCCTGGACCAATAGCCAATCACCTACAACAGCCAATGTTTCGGCCTGGACCACCAGTCAGTCATCATCAGCCACTAGTGTTTGGACCTGGAACAATCGCCAATCACCTGCAACAGCCAATGTTTAGGCCTGGACCAGCAGTCGGTCATCATCAGCCACTAGTGTTTGGACCTGGACCAATAGCCAATCACCTGCAACAGCCAATGTTTAGGCCTGGACCAGCAGTCAGTCATCATCAGCCACTAGTGTTTGGGCCAGGACTATCGACCAGTCACCATCTGCAACCTGTGTTTAGGCCAGCACTACCAGCCAATCAGTGA